A genome region from Lactobacillus sp. ESL0791 includes the following:
- the serS gene encoding serine--tRNA ligase yields MLDIKVIRENLDWAKKKLATRGVKPEELDEVVEIDQKRRAALSETEQLKAKRNDVSKQIAQAKRNKEDASQAITEMRTVGEQIKELDDKVAELKEKQRYILLRLPNFPDDSDPIGPDESYNQEVRKWHEPTKLAFKPKAHWDLGTDLDILDWDRGAKVSGARFVFYKGAGALLERAVFNFFLDENTKEGYTEIIPPYLVNDASMQGTGQFPKFHEDVYTIVDNDDPDKALDLTLIPTAEVPLVNYFRDDIIDGAKLPINVTALSPAFRSEAGSAGRDTRGLIRMHEFRKVEMVKVCKPEESWNELDKLTHNAEHLLQKLNLPYHVVALSTGDASFTSAKTYDLEVWMPYQDKYREISSCSNCTDFQARRSQIRYRDENGKLHLAHTLNGSGLAVGRTVAAILENYQNEDGSITVPEVLVPYMNGMKTITKEESLI; encoded by the coding sequence ATGTTAGACATCAAAGTGATTCGCGAGAATCTTGATTGGGCGAAGAAGAAGCTGGCAACCCGCGGCGTTAAGCCGGAAGAACTGGATGAAGTAGTGGAAATTGACCAAAAGCGGCGTGCGGCGTTAAGTGAAACCGAGCAGCTGAAGGCAAAACGCAATGACGTTTCTAAGCAGATTGCCCAGGCAAAGCGCAATAAGGAAGACGCCAGTCAGGCAATAACGGAAATGCGCACGGTCGGCGAGCAAATCAAGGAACTAGATGATAAGGTTGCCGAATTAAAGGAAAAGCAAAGATACATTTTGCTGCGGCTGCCGAACTTTCCGGATGACTCGGATCCGATTGGGCCAGATGAAAGCTACAATCAAGAAGTGCGCAAGTGGCACGAGCCGACTAAGCTGGCATTTAAGCCAAAAGCTCACTGGGATCTGGGAACCGATCTGGATATTCTTGATTGGGACCGCGGTGCGAAAGTTTCCGGTGCCCGGTTTGTTTTTTATAAGGGTGCGGGTGCGCTTCTTGAGCGTGCGGTGTTTAACTTCTTTTTAGATGAAAATACCAAGGAAGGTTATACAGAAATTATCCCGCCGTATCTGGTTAATGATGCTTCAATGCAGGGAACGGGGCAATTCCCGAAATTTCATGAAGATGTGTACACGATTGTGGATAACGATGATCCCGACAAAGCACTTGATTTGACCTTGATTCCAACTGCCGAAGTGCCGCTGGTTAATTATTTCCGCGATGACATTATTGATGGGGCAAAATTGCCGATCAACGTGACAGCACTGTCACCCGCTTTTAGAAGCGAGGCTGGTTCTGCCGGCCGTGATACTCGGGGCTTGATTAGAATGCATGAATTCCGCAAGGTGGAAATGGTCAAGGTATGTAAACCCGAGGAATCATGGAATGAGCTGGACAAGCTGACCCACAATGCTGAGCATTTGCTGCAGAAATTGAACTTGCCATACCACGTTGTTGCTTTGTCAACGGGGGATGCCAGTTTTACCAGTGCCAAAACCTACGACCTTGAAGTTTGGATGCCGTATCAAGACAAGTACCGTGAAATTTCCAGCTGTTCCAACTGTACAGACTTCCAGGCACGGCGGTCGCAGATTCGTTACCGCGATGAAAATGGCAAGCTGCACTTGGCACACACTCTGAATGGTTCAGGACTGGCAGTCGGTCGAACGGTTGCCGCAATTCTTGAGAATTACCAGAATGAAGATGGCAGCATTACCGTTCCGGAAGTTTTGGTGCCGTACATGAACGGGATGAAGACAATCACTAAAGAAGAAAGTTTAATTTAA
- a CDS encoding PTS sugar transporter subunit IIB, producing MVGIILASHGGFADGIAESAQMLFGSLDNFAHVILKPDEGPDDIRGKMEDAVASFDNQDEILLLVDLWGGTPFNQANGLAEKHEKWAIVAGMNLPMVIEALTQRMTNANATAKQIARAIVNPAKDGIKTKPADLMPEGTAPQAPEKKATRKKSIPEGTVIGDGHIKYVLARIDSRLLHGQVATGWIPTVHPDRVIVVSDGVAKDELRKSMIREAAPAGVKAHTVPLKKMEEIAKDPRFGNTKVMLLFENPEDVLKAIKGGVDIKTVNVGSMSYKDGDVNANNVLSMDQEDVDTFRELEKMGVKYDVRKVPTDKSGSMDAILNKAQSLLDEQNK from the coding sequence ATGGTAGGGATTATTTTGGCTAGCCATGGCGGCTTTGCTGATGGCATTGCAGAATCTGCACAAATGCTGTTTGGCAGCCTGGATAATTTTGCCCATGTCATCTTGAAACCTGATGAGGGTCCAGATGATATTCGGGGTAAGATGGAAGATGCGGTTGCGTCATTTGATAATCAAGACGAAATCCTGCTTCTTGTTGACTTATGGGGCGGGACGCCGTTTAATCAGGCGAATGGTCTCGCAGAAAAGCATGAGAAGTGGGCAATTGTTGCTGGCATGAATTTGCCGATGGTAATCGAAGCGTTAACGCAGAGGATGACGAATGCTAACGCAACTGCCAAGCAAATTGCGCGGGCAATTGTTAATCCGGCTAAGGATGGAATTAAAACTAAGCCAGCCGACTTAATGCCGGAAGGAACAGCGCCGCAGGCACCTGAGAAAAAGGCCACTAGGAAGAAATCAATTCCTGAAGGAACGGTTATTGGCGATGGACATATTAAATATGTTCTTGCACGAATTGATTCACGCTTACTCCATGGTCAAGTTGCCACTGGTTGGATTCCAACGGTTCATCCTGACCGGGTAATTGTGGTTTCCGATGGTGTGGCAAAAGATGAATTGCGTAAAAGCATGATTCGTGAGGCAGCACCGGCAGGTGTCAAGGCCCACACGGTTCCATTGAAGAAAATGGAAGAAATTGCTAAGGACCCGCGGTTTGGTAATACCAAGGTAATGCTGCTGTTTGAGAATCCTGAAGATGTGCTTAAGGCAATTAAGGGCGGAGTTGACATTAAAACAGTTAACGTTGGCTCAATGTCTTATAAAGATGGCGATGTCAATGCCAATAATGTTTTGTCGATGGACCAGGAAGATGTTGACACTTTTCGTGAATTAGAAAAGATGGGCGTAAAGTATGATGTCCGCAAGGTTCCGACTGATAAGTCCGGCAGTATGGATGCTATTTTGAACAAGGCTCAAAGTTTACTTGATGAGCAGAATAAGTAA
- a CDS encoding PTS mannose/fructose/sorbose transporter subunit IIC, whose amino-acid sequence MNAIQMILVVVVAFLAGMEGILDEWEFHQPLVACTLIGLVTGHLDLGVILGGQLQMIALGWANIGAAVAPDAALASVASAIILVESGQGTNGIGMATGIAMPLAVAGLFLTMIVRTISTGIVHIMDADAKKANWRKINMWQWIDVCLQGLRIAIPAALLLAVPAAKVQYWLSLMPNWLKDGMTIGGAMVVAVGYAMVINMMASKEVWPFFALGFALAAIKDLTLIALGAIGLALAIMYLTLEGSGKGYSTNNQDVGDPLGDIIDDY is encoded by the coding sequence ATGAACGCTATTCAAATGATTTTGGTTGTGGTCGTTGCCTTTCTTGCAGGTATGGAAGGTATCTTGGATGAATGGGAATTTCATCAGCCTTTAGTTGCATGTACACTTATTGGCTTGGTTACTGGACATCTTGACCTGGGTGTCATTTTAGGTGGACAGCTGCAAATGATCGCTCTTGGCTGGGCTAACATTGGTGCCGCAGTTGCACCTGATGCTGCCCTTGCTTCGGTTGCTTCGGCAATTATTCTGGTTGAGAGTGGCCAGGGCACTAACGGAATTGGTATGGCTACAGGAATTGCGATGCCGTTAGCCGTTGCCGGCCTGTTTTTGACGATGATCGTGCGGACGATTTCCACAGGTATTGTGCATATTATGGATGCTGATGCAAAAAAGGCTAATTGGCGTAAGATTAACATGTGGCAATGGATTGATGTGTGCCTGCAAGGATTAAGAATTGCGATTCCGGCCGCACTTTTATTGGCAGTGCCTGCTGCCAAAGTGCAGTACTGGTTAAGTTTAATGCCAAATTGGTTAAAAGATGGTATGACAATTGGCGGGGCCATGGTTGTGGCTGTTGGTTATGCAATGGTTATCAATATGATGGCAAGTAAAGAAGTTTGGCCGTTCTTTGCACTTGGTTTTGCCTTAGCTGCAATTAAGGATCTAACTTTAATTGCGCTTGGTGCAATTGGTTTAGCTTTAGCTATTATGTACTTAACATTAGAAGGCAGTGGCAAAGGCTATAGTACGAATAATCAAGATGTCGGTGATCCTTTGGGCGACATTATTGATGATTATTAA
- a CDS encoding PTS system mannose/fructose/sorbose family transporter subunit IID, with translation MAEKKITLTKADRFNVLWHSQFLQASWNYERMQNGGYVYSLIPALRKLYPDKKDLSAALERHLVFFNTHPYLASPVIGVTLALEEDKANGAEVEDEAIQGVKVGMMGPLAGVGDPVFWYTVRPIVGALGASMAIQGNIIGPILFFVIWNIIRLAFMWYTQEFGYKAGSAITSDMSGGLLQKVTRGASMMGMFVLGSLIERWVNIKFTPIVSQTPVQKGGYIDWNTLPAGSKGIQQALIQQGNGMSLTKFKVTTLQNNLDSLIPGLAGLLLTFFCMWLLKKKVSPIVIIIGIFVVGVVLHVLHVL, from the coding sequence ATGGCTGAAAAGAAAATTACATTAACTAAAGCTGATCGTTTCAATGTTTTATGGCACTCGCAATTTTTGCAGGCCTCATGGAACTATGAAAGAATGCAGAATGGTGGCTATGTCTATTCATTAATTCCGGCATTAAGAAAGTTATATCCAGATAAAAAGGATTTGTCGGCTGCCTTAGAGCGGCATCTGGTCTTCTTCAATACACACCCGTACTTGGCATCACCCGTAATTGGGGTAACCTTAGCTCTTGAGGAAGATAAGGCAAATGGTGCCGAAGTTGAAGATGAAGCAATTCAAGGTGTTAAAGTTGGAATGATGGGACCTTTGGCTGGTGTCGGCGACCCAGTTTTCTGGTATACGGTGCGGCCGATTGTTGGGGCTTTGGGTGCTTCAATGGCTATTCAGGGTAACATAATTGGGCCAATTCTATTCTTCGTTATTTGGAATATCATTCGGTTAGCCTTTATGTGGTACACCCAGGAATTTGGTTATAAGGCCGGCTCTGCTATTACTAGCGATATGTCAGGTGGCTTATTGCAAAAAGTTACCCGTGGTGCATCAATGATGGGAATGTTTGTCTTGGGTTCACTGATTGAGCGCTGGGTAAACATTAAATTTACGCCAATTGTTTCACAGACGCCTGTTCAAAAAGGCGGCTACATTGACTGGAACACGCTTCCTGCAGGCAGCAAGGGCATCCAGCAAGCTCTGATTCAGCAGGGCAACGGCATGTCGCTGACCAAATTTAAGGTAACGACACTGCAAAATAACCTGGACAGTTTAATTCCAGGACTAGCAGGTTTGCTGCTGACCTTCTTCTGTATGTGGCTGCTGAAAAAGAAAGTTTCACCGATTGTTATTATTATCGGGATCTTTGTCGTTGGTGTTGTCCTGCATGTGCTTCACGTCCTTTAA
- a CDS encoding DUF956 family protein: MVKSSNSKVDLTIGATWFRGVATYGKVMIGDKAFEFYNEHNIADYVQIPWNEVTYVVADVHFRGKYIPRFELRTKKNGTFIFSTRDNKKTLRGIQKYVPASHMRQALGLGQKLKLRFTKK, from the coding sequence ATGGTTAAGTCAAGCAACAGCAAGGTTGATCTGACGATTGGTGCCACCTGGTTTCGCGGTGTTGCCACCTACGGCAAGGTCATGATCGGCGACAAGGCGTTTGAATTTTATAATGAACATAACATTGCTGATTACGTGCAGATTCCGTGGAATGAAGTTACGTATGTAGTGGCCGACGTGCACTTTCGCGGCAAGTATATTCCACGTTTTGAATTACGTACTAAGAAAAATGGCACCTTTATCTTTTCTACTCGTGATAACAAGAAAACTTTGCGGGGCATTCAAAAGTATGTGCCGGCAAGTCATATGCGCCAAGCGTTAGGCTTAGGACAGAAGTTAAAATTACGCTTTACTAAAAAATAA